From Myxococcales bacterium, the proteins below share one genomic window:
- the hxsC gene encoding His-Xaa-Ser system radical SAM maturase HxsC encodes MKPLPLYGRHLRALGPTDDGVFHARLTDDPDLAPEARGAHVLLVRGDTALAAGFRAYFRTDGDATAIAMRNAYMLGEELHHVRTGDVVRVDPARRSVNVLYRRSSPTNSILVTERCDNYCLMCSQPPKPQDDSYLVDEAFRWVHLVDPDTAELGITGGEPGLLGERLPQLVSHIERCLPRTALHVLSNGRRFADPALARALAAAGHHDLMVGIPLYSDLPEEHDYVVQARGAYSETLRGILALKAAGVRVEIRTVMHAQTFARLPELATFIVRNLLFVDHVALMGLELMGFARSNLAELWIDPVEYQEQLAAAVEILDRAGMAVSVYNTPLCLLPEGLHRFARQSISDWKNAYTDECEGCTERGSCAGFFTSSTLRKSAHIRPFGARTSASPTPASPIRPTLETLEQPT; translated from the coding sequence ATGAAGCCGCTCCCGCTGTATGGCCGGCATCTTCGCGCGCTCGGCCCCACCGACGACGGGGTGTTTCACGCCCGACTCACCGACGACCCCGACCTCGCCCCCGAAGCGCGCGGTGCGCACGTGTTGCTCGTGCGAGGCGACACCGCCCTTGCGGCAGGGTTCCGTGCCTACTTTCGCACGGACGGCGACGCGACCGCGATCGCGATGCGCAATGCGTACATGCTCGGGGAAGAGCTCCATCACGTACGCACCGGGGACGTGGTCCGCGTCGACCCGGCGCGGCGCTCGGTGAACGTGCTCTATCGCCGTTCGTCTCCGACCAACTCGATCTTGGTGACGGAGCGCTGCGACAACTACTGCCTCATGTGCTCCCAGCCGCCGAAGCCACAGGACGACTCGTACTTGGTGGACGAGGCGTTTCGCTGGGTGCACCTCGTGGACCCTGACACCGCCGAGCTCGGGATCACCGGGGGCGAGCCGGGGCTGCTTGGAGAGCGGCTCCCGCAGCTCGTGTCGCACATCGAGCGCTGCCTGCCGCGCACGGCGCTCCACGTGTTGTCGAACGGCCGTCGCTTCGCCGACCCCGCGTTGGCGCGGGCGCTCGCAGCGGCTGGCCACCACGACCTCATGGTCGGCATACCCCTCTACTCGGACCTCCCCGAAGAGCACGACTACGTGGTGCAAGCGCGCGGGGCCTACTCGGAGACCCTTCGGGGCATCCTCGCGCTGAAGGCTGCCGGGGTACGGGTGGAGATTCGCACGGTGATGCACGCGCAGACGTTCGCGAGGCTGCCGGAGCTCGCCACCTTCATCGTCCGAAACCTGCTCTTCGTCGACCATGTCGCGCTCATGGGGCTCGAGCTCATGGGCTTTGCGCGGTCCAATCTCGCGGAGCTTTGGATCGATCCCGTGGAGTACCAGGAGCAGCTCGCCGCGGCGGTGGAGATCCTCGACCGCGCGGGCATGGCGGTGTCCGTCTACAACACGCCGCTTTGCCTGCTGCCGGAGGGCCTGCATCGCTTCGCGCGGCAGAGCATCTCCGACTGGAAGAACGCCTACACCGACGAGTGTGAGGGCTGCACCGAGCGAGGCTCGTGCGCGGGATTCTTCACGTCGTCGACGTTGCGCAAGAGCGCGCACATTCGACCCTTTGGCGCGCGCACTTCCGCGAGCCCGACACCTGCCTCGCCGATTCGACCCACCCTAGAGACCCTGGAGCAACCCACATGA